The genomic DNA GGTCACGTCGTGCTTGTTCACCCCAATATTGAGCTAGTTTCCCTAGGCTAGATAAACTTACATTTTTACAACGAATGAGCTGCCTCTTTAAGTATTCAATGGCATTGTCACCGCTACGTGTAATTTGAATAATTTGGGTTTCTTTAACACCGGCATTTAAAAGTGCAACGGCTACAGAATCAGATTCCGCCTCATCTGTAATAGCAATAGAGACTAGCAAGAATAAGATACGCTGGGTTTGTGAATTATCTTTCGTCCCTGAAAATTTCAGAACACGAAAATATGCGGGACTATCAGCCAATTTCCTTAAGTTGCACCTTTTAAGATCAGCTTGATCACCCTTGGATAGATTCATATATGCGGTGTAGATTCTCTTGTACATAAGTAATCCCTTAAGTTAACTCGCTTTAGCCAAAGACAAGAGCCCTGCACCAGCATGTTTCTGACGACCAATCCCCATCACCAAGGCTTGATATATTTGTTCTGCATTTGTGATTTGTAAAATGCCTTCAAAACACACATAACGGCTACTAAAACATTTTCTACTTTTAACTAATATATTATCCATCGACGTTACATTGACATTGGCGCCTTTTAACTTTCGTTGTAGCCATGCAACTTGATCATCTTTATCATGAATTTCAATCACTCGTTTACCTTGGCTAATGCATTTTGTTGGATATACTAGTATTTTAAACTTATAGAAATCTTCATTTTCTAACTGAGGATTAAATGATTTTGTTTGCAATACCTCAGCATTTTGGCTGCTATTAGGCTGCGTGCTTGACTGCAACAACACTGTGACCTTACCTGTATCCGATTGATTTTCTACACGAAACAAATGATCTCGTTTTCGCTCAAGTGAACTTGGAAATAAACTCCAAATTGCCTGATGTTGTAGATAACTATCATTGGTATTCAATGCCACCATTGAGATATACATATAGTTTCCTTTTAACTTAGTTTTTACTATTAAAACTAGGTAATACGACACCTAATTCACCATAATCGATATCTTTATTAACAACAGATTTAATACAATAGAAATCAGTATCTTGTTTTCCCTTGACATGCTTTTTAGCTAGAGCAACAGTGCTGCGTTCTCTATCTTGCTGCTCTTTATAATCCCCACCATGAAACAGCCCTCCTAGTTCATTCATAAGCACAACTGTTGCGGTCATTTCACCTTCGCGCGTTAATAGCGCACAACGAGGATCAACATCGCTCAAAGGTTTAGAGTCAAGTACGCTGTACATTTTCGCGGTGTAAGCCGAACCATCTTGCTCCATTTGATATTTATCGTATAAATCATTTAATTCTGAGTTTTCGTCTGGGTAGGGTTCCTCAGCATGAACGTATTCAATGGCATGACGATAGCAGTCTGGAAAAGTTAATTTTTCTCTTTGTAGCAAATATTGCTCAGTGCGATAAAGTACACGAACATTACGATATACGTAGCCACTTCCCTGATAATGATGACTCCAATTACTAACCGATTGACTTGGTAGTAACGTTATAAATAGAGGATGTTTAATTCTGTCACTGCGTGAGTAAAGCGAGGTATTAATGCGATCATGCCGCCATAGTCGACCCATTCGTTGCATCAGGAATTCGATAGGCGCTATTTGGCTAACCATGATGTCAAAATCCAAATCCAAAGACTGTTCAACAACTTGAGTTGCTACTAATATTCGCCCTTTACGAGGTGCATTCTTTCCATAGATTTGTAGTACTTCGTTTTCAATCCTCTCTCTATCTGCATAAGAATAGCGAGCGTGAAATAGATCAACGTTAGTATCTTGTTCGGTTTGCAAATGTTTTAGCTGAACAAACAAATTTTGTGCATCTGCGACGGTATTGCAAATAATACCCACCACAGCACCCGCTTTTGCATGCTCTAATAAAATGGCTTGCTGATCTGGGGTTGGCAATAAATCATTCGACAACCAATTTTTAAGAGTGACCACTTTATTTTTAGCCGGCATTTCAACTGAATACTCTTGCGTATTACCTTCTAAATCAACATGAGTAACTAGTGGGTACGCTGTGCGCTTGGCTTTACCGGAATAGTGTTTAAGTAATTTGTTTTTCAATGAAATTGATAACGTAGCAGATAATAAAATAACGTTAGAATACGCTTGATGCTGCCCCTTAATTACTTGTTCTATTAGTGCATACATATACGCATCGAAACTATGAATCTCATCCAGTATCAATACTGATTTTCTTGTGCCAAATGAGCGAATAAATTGATGTTTAATCCCAAGAACGCCCATTAAAACTTGGTCTACAGTTGCTACCGACATTGACCCGAGAAATGCCCGCTTATTTGATTGATGTAAAAAGCCATTTTCATCTGGAAATAGATATTTCGATTTCCCATGGGCAAGCGTTATTGCACTATCAGGAAAAAGCTTAGTCGCCGCGTCCCCTATACGATTAAATAACCCATTGGCAGTTGCTTGTGTTGGAAGACCAAAAACAATGCCATCAGCAAGATCTTTTTCTATCAACATAGATGCATAAGCCAAGGCAAACTCAGTTTTCCCCGACCCAGTGTCTGATTCAACTATTGTTAAGCCTGTTTTTAACGGAAGTGTAGGTAATAAAGTTTGAATACCACGAGGTAAATAAGGCTGAAATAGAAAATCAAAGCCTGAACCATTCAGTTTATTCAACATACCTGAATCAAGTAAGGCTGCTTTTGCCCTAGGTAATGTTTGCTGGTAGTACATATTTAAATCAGCTGTTGGTTCTGTAGTAAAATTGGTGATTGAGGAACCAATCCAGTCTGCCACACTGCATAATCCTGCAAGCATCGGAATCTCACCAACATCAGGAATAGAAGTTAAACCTGTAAATTCTAGGCTAAATTCAATCCACTTTTTACGAGCTAATTTATCTAAATTAATAAGTTCTTTATCAGCATCTGGTTCTAATAAGTTTCGATCTATCGATGTATCGCAATAACCATGATGTCCAGCAACGGCTTTCATTGCTTTATCATGACCATAGGTTTGAATAAAATGCAGATAACCATGCGAGCCATGCGAATACTTCTCAGATTCGACTTCATATTCATTGCCTTGAAGTGTAATACGTACTTCTTCTACAAAGTTCTGAAAGCGCGCATCAAACTTACCTAGATCATGTAATAACACATAAAATAAAACTATTGATCGCGCTTCAGTTTCATCTAACTTTAACTGCATAGATATTTGTTTAAGTAATACTTTCGATTCTGAAAGCCAAACCTCAACTACTGCCGCCACATCTAGGCAATGATATGGTAATAGATGATATTTCTCTACAGGGTTTGATTTGTCACACTTACCCCAATATTTAAAGTATGTATCATCTACCATATTCACCTCTTTTTGCTAAGTCCATGCACTGTATACCTTTATTATTAGATCATCTACACTGGTTATTTACACAGGTAAAGTCAGTTAA from Shewanella psychromarinicola includes the following:
- a CDS encoding type I-E CRISPR-associated protein Cse2/CasB translates to MYKRIYTAYMNLSKGDQADLKRCNLRKLADSPAYFRVLKFSGTKDNSQTQRILFLLVSIAITDEAESDSVAVALLNAGVKETQIIQITRSGDNAIEYLKRQLIRCKNVSLSSLGKLAQYWGEQARRDLLKEFILSEQEK
- the cas6e gene encoding type I-E CRISPR-associated protein Cas6/Cse3/CasE, producing the protein MYISMVALNTNDSYLQHQAIWSLFPSSLERKRDHLFRVENQSDTGKVTVLLQSSTQPNSSQNAEVLQTKSFNPQLENEDFYKFKILVYPTKCISQGKRVIEIHDKDDQVAWLQRKLKGANVNVTSMDNILVKSRKCFSSRYVCFEGILQITNAEQIYQALVMGIGRQKHAGAGLLSLAKAS
- the cas3 gene encoding CRISPR-associated helicase/endonuclease Cas3 yields the protein MVDDTYFKYWGKCDKSNPVEKYHLLPYHCLDVAAVVEVWLSESKVLLKQISMQLKLDETEARSIVLFYVLLHDLGKFDARFQNFVEEVRITLQGNEYEVESEKYSHGSHGYLHFIQTYGHDKAMKAVAGHHGYCDTSIDRNLLEPDADKELINLDKLARKKWIEFSLEFTGLTSIPDVGEIPMLAGLCSVADWIGSSITNFTTEPTADLNMYYQQTLPRAKAALLDSGMLNKLNGSGFDFLFQPYLPRGIQTLLPTLPLKTGLTIVESDTGSGKTEFALAYASMLIEKDLADGIVFGLPTQATANGLFNRIGDAATKLFPDSAITLAHGKSKYLFPDENGFLHQSNKRAFLGSMSVATVDQVLMGVLGIKHQFIRSFGTRKSVLILDEIHSFDAYMYALIEQVIKGQHQAYSNVILLSATLSISLKNKLLKHYSGKAKRTAYPLVTHVDLEGNTQEYSVEMPAKNKVVTLKNWLSNDLLPTPDQQAILLEHAKAGAVVGIICNTVADAQNLFVQLKHLQTEQDTNVDLFHARYSYADRERIENEVLQIYGKNAPRKGRILVATQVVEQSLDLDFDIMVSQIAPIEFLMQRMGRLWRHDRINTSLYSRSDRIKHPLFITLLPSQSVSNWSHHYQGSGYVYRNVRVLYRTEQYLLQREKLTFPDCYRHAIEYVHAEEPYPDENSELNDLYDKYQMEQDGSAYTAKMYSVLDSKPLSDVDPRCALLTREGEMTATVVLMNELGGLFHGGDYKEQQDRERSTVALAKKHVKGKQDTDFYCIKSVVNKDIDYGELGVVLPSFNSKN